The following coding sequences are from one Sciurus carolinensis chromosome 11, mSciCar1.2, whole genome shotgun sequence window:
- the LOC124960296 gene encoding olfactory receptor 8B3-like, with amino-acid sequence MAPGNGSFVNEFILMGLTDWPDLQLPLFFLFLGMYMVTVLGNLSLITLIGLNSHLHTPMYFFLLNLSFIDLCYSSVFTPKMLMNFVLEKNVISYIGCMTQLYFYCFFVISECYVLMSMAYDRYVAICNPLLYNTAMSTKVCSNLMLGSYLMAFSGATAHTGCMLRLTFCDANTINHYFCDILPVMQLSCTSTSVNELEVFIVAGINITVPSLTIIISYGFIISSILHISSTEGRSKAFSTCSPHIIAVSLFFGSGAFMYLKPSSAGSMDEGKISSVFYTNVVPMMNPLIYSLRNKDVKVALKKTLSRRKL; translated from the coding sequence ATGGCTCCTGGAAATGGCTCTTTTGTGAATGAATTCATTCTGATGGGGCTAACAGATTGGCCAGACCTCcaacttcctctcttctttctatttctgGGAATGTATATGGTCACTGTGTTGGGAAACCTGAGTTTGATAACTCTAATTGGCCTGAATTCACACCttcacacccccatgtactttttcctcttaAACTTGTCCTTCATTGACCTCTGTTACTCTTCTGTGTTTACACCCAAAATGCTGATGAACTTTGTATTAGAGAAGAATGTTATCTCTTACATAGGATGCATGACCCAACTCTACTTTTACtgtttttttgtaatttctgaATGCTATGTGTTGATGTCAATGGCCTATGATCGCTACGTAGCCATCTGCAACCCACTTTTGTACAACACAGCCATGTCCACTAAGGTGTGCTCCAACCTCATGCTTGGTTCATActtgatggcattttctggtgCCACGGCCCACACTGGATGCATGCTGAGACTGACCTTCTGTGATGCGAACACCATCAACCACTATTTCTGCGACATCCTCCCTGTGATGCAGCTCTCCTGCACCAGCACCTCTGTTAATGAGTTGGAGGTTTTCATTGTGGCGGGCATCAACATCACTGTGCCCAGTCTCACCATCATTATTTCCTATGGCTTCATCATTTCCAGCATCCTCCACATAAGCTCCACAGAGGGCAGGTCCAAAGCCTTCAGCACCTGCAGTCCCCACATAATTGCTGTTTCTCTGTTCTTTGGATCAGGTGCATTTATGTATCTGAAACCATCTTCTGCTGGGTCGATGGATGAAGGCAAAATCTCCTCTGTCTTTTACACCAATGTGGTTCCCATGATGAATCCTTTGATCTACAGCTTGAGGAACAAAGATGTTAAAGTTGCCCTGAAGAAAACCCTGAGCAGGAGAAAGTTGTGA